TTGTGCAATAAACTTCATGAAGTTGACAATATGATCTGCTTCACCTGTGAACTTTTTGCGAAGCTCAGGGTTTTGCGTCGCGATTCCGACTGGACATGTATCCAAATGGCAAACACGCATCATGACACAGCCGAGGACGACAAGCGGTGCGGTGGCAAAACCGAATTCTTCTGCACCAAGTAAGGCAGCCATGACCACATCACGGCCTGTCATTAATTTACCGTCTGTTTCGAGCACAACCCGATCGCGTAAGCCATTCAGCATAAGTGTTTGGTGTGCCTCTGCCAAACCAAGCTCCCAAGGCAATCCGGCATGCTGAATACTCGTTTTCGGCGAGGCACCTGTCCCGCCATCGTAACCGCTGATCACAATGACATCGGCTACAGCTTTGGCCACACCTGCTGCAATGGTTCCAACACCGCCCTTGGAAACAAGCTTGACGCTGATTCGGGCATCGCGATTCGCATTTTTTAAGTCATGAATCAGCTGGGCCAAGTCCTCAATCGAGTATATGTCATGGTGCGGGGGCGGTGAAATCAAGCTGACACCAGGTGTTGCCCCGCGAACGTCGGCAACCCACGGATAAACCTTTTTCCCCATCAACTGTCCGCCTTCACCAGGCTTTGCGCCTTGAGCCATTTTAATTTGCAGCTCTTCGGCATTAACAAGATAATAACTTTTTACACCAAAGCGGCCGGAAGCAATTTGTTTAATCGCACTTCCTCTGTTGTCGCCATTATCATCTAATACAAATCGTCTGGCATCTTCTCCGCCTTCACCACTGTTACTTTTTCCACCTAATCGGTTCATAGCGATCGCTAACGTTTCATGGGCTTCTTGACTGATGGACCCAAATGACATCGCCCCCGTCTTAAAGCGGCGTACAATCGAATCAACGGATTCAACCTCGTCAATCGGCACAGCAGTTCGTGTACCATTAAAGGAGAATAGATTGCGTAAAAAGCCGATTCTCTCTCCATTGGCTAAATGAGAATACTTTTTAAATAAATCATAATCACCTTTGCGGCAAGCCCATTGCAAAGTATGAATGGTGCCAGGGTTGAACGCATGATGTTCGCCATCATGTCTCCACTGGAAGTTACTACCCGATTCTAATGTTTGGTCAGTCGTTTCAGTATAAGCTGATGCGTGTCGCAGCATAGCTTCTTTTGCAATTGTATCTAAACCAATCCCGCCTAACTGGGAAACTGTTCCAGTGAAATAATGGTCTATCACATCTGAGCCAATTCCAACTGCCTCAAAAATTTGGGCACCACGATAACTTTGTACCGTAGAAATCCCCATTTTGGACATAACCTTCACAACACCTTCGGTCATGGCATATACATATTTTTCAACCGCTTCTTGATAGGTGACTGGTAAAGTATTTTCTTCAAATGCTTGTTGATAAATCTCGAACACAAGATAAGGGTTGATGGCATCCACACCATATCCGAGCAGTACGGCAAAATGATGGACCTCTCTTACTTCCCCGGTTTCCACAATAATACTGGCTTTCGTCCGTAGCCCTTGACGAATCAGATGCTGATGAAGGGCACTCGCTGCCAAAAGGGACGGAATGGCCGCTTCTTTTGCATTCATATGGCGGTCCGTCAGGATAATTACACTGGCACCTTCTGCTATTGCATCTTCCGCTTGACGGAAAATTTCATTTAGGCCTAATTCTAGATCATCAGAGAAAAGGCTGTTAATGACTTTGCTTTTAAAAGAACGGTCTTTTTTTAATTTTTCAAGTTGGCCGTTGGTCATGATCGGTGTTTCCAGCTGAATCCGTCGGCAATTTACTTCTGAAGGATGAAGCAAATTCCCTTCCGATCCTAAATAGGAAATCGTCGAAGTAACAATTTCTTCGCGAATGGAGTCAATCGGCGGATTCGTTACTTGTGCAAACAACTGCTTAAAATAGTTGAACAAAGATTGAGGCCGGTCTGATAACACAGCAAGCGGCGTGTCGTTGCCCATCGCACCAAGCGGATCCTTACCCTCCATAACGACAGGCATAATGTATTTTTGAATATCTTCATAGGTATATCCAAAGGCTTTTTGACGGAAAAGTAGATCAGCTGAAATCTCTCCCACAGCCTCTACATCATCCGTCAAGCGGACAAGCTGTTCATCAAGCCATTGCTGATAAGGCTGGTCTCCGGCAAGCTCGGATTTCACTTCCTCATCGGAAATAATTCGTCCTGCTTCTAAATCGATCAGGAGCATTTTTCCTGGACGCAAACGCTCTTTGTACAATACTTTTTCCGGCTCTACATCAATAACGCCAACCTCTGACGAGAAAATAATATAATCATCTTCGGTTACATAATAACGGGCCGGACGCAAACCATTTCTGTCCAGAATGGCACCAATTTGTTTTCCATCGGTAAATGAAATGGCAGACGGGCCATCCCAAGGCTCCATTAAGGTGCTATGATATTCATAAAAAGCCCTCTTTTCCTCTGTCATATGAGGATTACCAGACCATGGTTCAGGAACAAGCATCATCGCGGCGTGCGCCGGTTTTCGGCCTGCAAGCACCAAAAATTCCAGCGCATTATCTAAAATTGAGGAGTCACTGCCATCTGTATCAAGGATTGGCAGTATTTTTTCCAAGTCTGTTCCAAATGCATCTGATATAAATTGTTTTTCACGTGCTTTCATCCAGTGAATATTTCCTTGAAGTGTATTAATTTCACCGTTGTGGATCAAATAACGGTTTGGATGTGCCCTTTCCCAGCTCGGAAATGTATTTGTACTAAAGCGGGAATGCACTAAAGCAAACGCAGACACAAAATTCTCATCCTGCAAATCCAGATAGAACTGATCTACTTGTTCAGGTGTTAACAGACCTTTATAGACAATAGTCCTGCTAGAAAAGCTCGCAAAATAAAAACGGTATCCTGATTCCTTTGCCCATTTTTCAGCTTGTTTTCGGATAACATACAATTTCCGTTCAAAACCTAATGAATCCGTACGATTTTCGTTGTCAGCAACAAACAATTGGCGAATAAACGGACAGCTTTGTTTTGCTGTAACCCCAATTTTTTCTGCGTTGACAGGAACCGTTCTCCAGCCAAGCACTTTTTTCCCTTCTTGTTCGACCAATGAATTGATATATGTTTCAATTTCTCCCCGTTCCGCCTCATCATTTGAGAAAAACAGCATCCCCACACCGTATTCCCCTTTTTCTGGCAAGTTCATAGTTGAACATTCTTGACGGAAAAACCGATCCGGAATCTGAACCATCAGCCCAGCGCCGTCACCAGTAAGCGGATCACTTCCCTGTCCGCCGCGGTGATCCAATTGGCAGAGCATGTTTAATCCTTTCGTTACGATTTCATGAGTTGCATTTCCTTTTATATGTGCGTATAAGCCGATTCCACATGCATCATGTTCAAATTCAGGACGGTAGAGACCTTGTGCTCTTGGTAGTGCATGATATGTCATTGTTATCTCCCCCTGTTAGATTTGTCGAAATTTTGTCATATTTATTTTAATTTTAATTATTAATACAAACAATATATAATTTATATCAAATCAATCTAATTCTTGTATGAATGAAAGGAGATGCAAATGTGGAGCTGCGTCAATTACGTTATTTTATAGAAGTAGCTGAACGGCAGCATGTAACAGAGGCTGCTGAAAATATGAACGTTGCCCAATCAGCCGTTAGCTATCAGATTACAAAGCTGGAAGAAGAGTTGGGGGTAAAGCTATTAGAGCGGGTTGGAAGAAATATTAAGGTTACACAGATCGGAAATATTTTTTTACAATATGTTAAAAACGCCTTAAAAACCATTGATGAAGCACAGGAAAAAATAAACGAATATCTTGACCCA
Above is a genomic segment from Neobacillus endophyticus containing:
- the gltB gene encoding glutamate synthase large subunit, producing the protein MTYHALPRAQGLYRPEFEHDACGIGLYAHIKGNATHEIVTKGLNMLCQLDHRGGQGSDPLTGDGAGLMVQIPDRFFRQECSTMNLPEKGEYGVGMLFFSNDEAERGEIETYINSLVEQEGKKVLGWRTVPVNAEKIGVTAKQSCPFIRQLFVADNENRTDSLGFERKLYVIRKQAEKWAKESGYRFYFASFSSRTIVYKGLLTPEQVDQFYLDLQDENFVSAFALVHSRFSTNTFPSWERAHPNRYLIHNGEINTLQGNIHWMKAREKQFISDAFGTDLEKILPILDTDGSDSSILDNALEFLVLAGRKPAHAAMMLVPEPWSGNPHMTEEKRAFYEYHSTLMEPWDGPSAISFTDGKQIGAILDRNGLRPARYYVTEDDYIIFSSEVGVIDVEPEKVLYKERLRPGKMLLIDLEAGRIISDEEVKSELAGDQPYQQWLDEQLVRLTDDVEAVGEISADLLFRQKAFGYTYEDIQKYIMPVVMEGKDPLGAMGNDTPLAVLSDRPQSLFNYFKQLFAQVTNPPIDSIREEIVTSTISYLGSEGNLLHPSEVNCRRIQLETPIMTNGQLEKLKKDRSFKSKVINSLFSDDLELGLNEIFRQAEDAIAEGASVIILTDRHMNAKEAAIPSLLAASALHQHLIRQGLRTKASIIVETGEVREVHHFAVLLGYGVDAINPYLVFEIYQQAFEENTLPVTYQEAVEKYVYAMTEGVVKVMSKMGISTVQSYRGAQIFEAVGIGSDVIDHYFTGTVSQLGGIGLDTIAKEAMLRHASAYTETTDQTLESGSNFQWRHDGEHHAFNPGTIHTLQWACRKGDYDLFKKYSHLANGERIGFLRNLFSFNGTRTAVPIDEVESVDSIVRRFKTGAMSFGSISQEAHETLAIAMNRLGGKSNSGEGGEDARRFVLDDNGDNRGSAIKQIASGRFGVKSYYLVNAEELQIKMAQGAKPGEGGQLMGKKVYPWVADVRGATPGVSLISPPPHHDIYSIEDLAQLIHDLKNANRDARISVKLVSKGGVGTIAAGVAKAVADVIVISGYDGGTGASPKTSIQHAGLPWELGLAEAHQTLMLNGLRDRVVLETDGKLMTGRDVVMAALLGAEEFGFATAPLVVLGCVMMRVCHLDTCPVGIATQNPELRKKFTGEADHIVNFMKFIAQEVRELMAELGFRTVEEMVGRTDVLEVSERAKAHWKAKDLDLTALLYKHEGARTYKRPQNHRINETLDIQKILPAVQPALEQGTPVNVSFPISNVNRVVGTIVGSEVSKRYGEDGLPKDTITLRFKGSAGQSFGAFVPKGMTLELNGDVNDYVGKGLSGGKIIVRADEQTKIAAAENVIAGNVAFYGATSGEAYINGRAGERFAVRNSGVNVVVEGIGDHGCEYMTGGRVVILGDVGKNFAAGMSGGIAYVLADNQDEFKQLCNQELIEFESVSSRDDLAELKELIENHFNYTGSVKAKMILDNWEVYAGVFVKVIPRDFKQMIELIQEQKNAGLTEEEAVMSAFLANSSTKLKPSRQKEPAIR